In a single window of the Acyrthosiphon pisum isolate AL4f chromosome X, pea_aphid_22Mar2018_4r6ur, whole genome shotgun sequence genome:
- the LOC103307703 gene encoding putative nuclease HARBI1: protein MLFRLIELQQLIFFIYYHRDWENKKFECPELYELSQVVMTVPTTQVLTALRFYASGSYQQDIGENRASLMSQSAVSQCITEITKALNQPLVFSKHVYFPRTIDELNIVRQKFFEKYRIPGIVGIVDGTHIAIVPPKSEVFNKIIIADSGYALRPWMITPLHDPQPNTPEADFNKWFLKTRSLIERCNGVLKMRFRCLLQHRVLHYKPLKASKIINVCVVLHNICIDNNVSNDDIICEDDMIFDEDDLRVIHNVNNDQMRAINPLLVETCREQ from the exons ATGTTGTTCAGGCTTATTGAACTTCAGCAATTAATCTTCTTCATCTACTACCACAGAGACTG ggaaaataaaaaatttgaatgtcCTGAACTATATGAACTATCACAAGTAGTTATGACTGTTCCTACAACACAG GTGTTGACTGCATTACGTTTCTACGCAAGTGGTTCTTACCAGCAAGATATTGGAGAAAATAGAGCTTCTTTGATGAGTCAGTCAGCTGTTAGTCAGTGCATAACAGAAATTACCAAAGCTCTAAATCAACCGCTAGTTTTCAGTAAACACGTTTATTTTCCTAGAACTATAGATGAGTTGAACATTGTCAGGCAAAA ATTTTTCGAAAAGTATAGAATTCCTGGTATAGTAGGAATTGTGGATGGTACGCATATCGCTATTGTACCTCCTAAGAGTGAGG tgttcaataaaatcattatagcAGATTCTGGTTATGCTCTAAGGCCTTGGATGATAACTCCTTTACACGATCCACAACCAAACACACCAGAAGCTGATTTTaacaaatggtttttaaaaacaagatCTCTTATTGAAAGATGTAACGGTGTATTAAAAATGCGATTtcg ttgtttgTTACAACATCGAGTTTTACATTATAAACCTTTAAAAgcgtctaaaataattaatgtgtgTGTagtcttacataatatatgcatcGATAACAATGTTTCCAATGACGACATAATTTGTGAAGACGATATGATTTTTGACGAAGACGATCTAAGAGTTATtcataatgtaaataatgaccAAATGCGAGCTATAAATCCCTTGTTGGTCGAGACATGCAGAGAAcaataa